The Microtus ochrogaster isolate Prairie Vole_2 chromosome 22, MicOch1.0, whole genome shotgun sequence nucleotide sequence aaacaaGGTGTAACAACGCACTCTTCCTTCTAAGGCATCAGATGAGAGACAAGGATCACTCCAGACATCTCCTACCTacggtttggggttttttttcttaaaggcgAGGCTTGCATTCCTCAGCAGCTATGTACAAAGCTCCCTGAAGCCGCGTCTCTCTCTAAAGTTAGTGTGCAGGCTTTTCCAAAGGCTGAGAGCGCCTGGTACACAGGGAAGCACTTCCTTGAGGTGGAAGAGCTCTGCCTTcacctttcctcttttttccctGCAGACTAatgcctactttttttttatcagtttgcaCAATCGCTTAGATAAACACCGTGGAGGAGAGTCTCTTTAATTATCAAAGACACATCTTTTCAGGGGGCCAACAAAGCGTTTATTTCACCCGCCAAACTAAAGGAGAGTTATTCCAGTTTAGAAGGAAGATGCAAGCCGTTTGGGACCTTGAACAAGGCAAATATGGTTTTGGTATGTTTGCTTACtgtatttctctttatctttctcctctttctcacttttctccttGTGCTATGTGGGTTTGGGGATGACTTGGGGCTTTCCAGAAAATCGGTTTGCTAACGTGTATGCATTGCCTTGGACTGTGGTtgaaggggtgggggggggcagtcaaTTCAGTGCGTTGCCATattttattacatgtgtgtggtagcagaggtgggagaggggGGGAAATACAATTGCAAAGCTGCCAAAATATGATTAAACCGAAACATAAAGACTGCGGTTGCCTCCCATCTCCTCATCCTGTCTTCTCAAACTCATTTCAACTCATTTCCTTCCATAGAATTGACCGAAAACCGGTCCTAGAACCCTGGTTGTCCAAGCAGCAAATGACTGGGTTTGTTAGCAAAGGGGCTGCTGCTATGCTGGCTTTAGGTAACAGAATTTCCTGTTCGAATTGCCTCTGCGCTTCATTTTGCAACCTTGTGCAgctgacaggcaggcaggcaggcaggcaggcgggcgggcgggcgggcaggGACCAAAGCCCTTGCCCGGCGCCCTCGGCTGCGGTTCCTGACGGCGAGCTCTGTTAAGCTAGGAGAATCGCAAGGAGAAGGGTACTCACCATCGGGCGGGGTGGTGGTGCTGGCGTGCTGAATTCAGGCAAACGGTTTACCTTTTTGCTGTCTATTGCAACCGCGCCGGGCTGACTTAAGAAGCAATTCTGTGCTGTGTGCAAAATGATCATGGAACggttcttcatttttaaaaagccagcgAGGGAGacgacagaggcagagagaaaaagagaggaggggtGAGGGGGACGCACATAAAcccagttcaaaaaaaaaaaaaatcatcccttcACCAGTGACTCGAGAAACGCAGAACCGGCGAGATCCGAGTGCAGTCCAACCAAGCCAcagacaaataattttaaatcctGAAGAATTATTCAGATTAAAATGTACAGAAGTTTCATTCTCCTATGCCTACATGAGCCCCAAGTCGTTTCCCTTTAAGGGCTCCTTTTCTTATAAAGTTGGGTTTTAGGCAGAGAGGACTCTTACACTAGGGGGCAGACAGATACTGTACTTGCTCCAATCTTAAGCAATTTTTCCCTCCCAGCATATGCTCTGATTTAGCACTGTAaatttttcagaggacccaactCTGACAGCCCCTGGTGATTTTCAAAGTACCACAAGCCAGTGGTTAAAAATTGCATTGACTTGGAAGTTCAGAGGGACACAATGGAAGCCCCTTCCCTATTCAAGGAGCTCCAGTGTggtggaagagaaaaacacacacgaCTAGattgagggaaaggagaaattcaATGGATCCTGGATTCTACTGAGCTCAGAGTTAAACTCGGCATTGCTGGGGTCTGTATTCATATTGTGATTTAATCtgtaaagaattacagaccagccAACCACTTTCTGCAAGGAAACCATATTCCTGGGAgttagggacttttttttttcagattaagaCAAATGGTTTTTTTCCCTAACTTTGACCAGTCAAATAAAGCTTGCCACAATtcccattaaaataaatttacatttgtAGTAAAAGGCTTggttaagttttttaaaaataataatatgtagATAGGTATCTTTTAGTCAGGATCTTTAAATCTTAGAGTGAAGACAACTGAGCATCTTTgaaaaggacatttaaaaatatttttgctttttttcttaaaaaaaaattcctcagtCTGGCTGTCCTGTCTCTTCGTCCACTCATTAAATTAACTACAATTcatatggtgatttttttcttccccttttaaaTAGCATTTCTATAGCTAAATGAGTTCAAAAATACAAAGTGAAGCACCCCTGACTTGATGGTAGCTGTGTGGCCGTGTGTCTAGCTGACTACAGTTttgtaaaagggaaaaaaatcttgaattttctatCTAATGAAATTATAGCcttcaatatatatacatatatacatgcatatatatatatatacatgtataaaatttctCCTCCTCAAAAATCATCTCCGTGTGTGTGGAAAAAGTAATCTTGCCATGAAAATGGCTGTACTGGAAAGGCAAGATTAACATTTCTCTATAATCAATTATGCTCATCTATTAAGTCGAGATGGGAATACCTATTAGATTTCCTGTGTCAACCTCAGGCTCACTATATGCTGAGCTCGCCTCTAtaatctgatattttttttagCATCAGATAATTCCCcaaatcagaaaaattaaaagaataaaaacagacttctctaattttgttttccttcttcctttcttgttctctgtagGAGAGTTATGTGGTATCTCTAACCAGCCAGAAACGCTCAGCCTGGCCTTACTGTGTGGCCACCTTATTGAACACACCAGGTTTATGATAGTCTAGTACCTGCTATAGCttgttatttcttaaaacattcaAATAATTACAGCACCTGCCACTTAAGTGCAATATGTgatttcagtagaaaaaaaaaaaagagaaggctaagaaggactttttttaaaaaaataggaatctTTTTTCCTTGCCGAAAAGCCAACTTCTGTCTGTCCACATCTTCATGTGCTCCTCATCTCACACCCTGCCTGTGTGTGTAAAAGAAACTGCCCGAAATGGCAATTACACGACAGGTCTATTTTTATTGAAGTAACTTTATATTGCCAAATTTTCATGCTGTCAAGGATGCTCTTGTGAAGTTCTCAATTCACTCTTTGTGGTGTCTTctttcccccccccaccccagtagCTCAGCATCATTtgtgagaaaataatttcattggtGATAAACCATTTTGACTTATGGATTAAGTTTTGGCTTGGTGCAAGGGACTCCCTATTAAACACAAATTTCTCATACAAATGTGGAATCCTCACAATCAACTAACTGGTCCCAATCTAACAGCAAGTTTAGTCAGTGGAATCAAATGTGTCCTGGGGGTGGTTCTATATATTTGATGTCTAAAACTCGGGCACACTTTCAAAGACACAGCGATATCAATGGCTTGAGCATCCTGAGCAGGGTGAGATAGGTTGGGGTACTGTTTTTTCTACCGTGACTCTCTGGAGGAAGACTATGGTTTGTGTGTGGTTCTTGTGAGTTCTCTTGGTGATATTTTCAACTGGGAGCAGGCTCTCTCGGTGTATTTTGATGACTATATGGATGTTTAAAGAGAATTTGAACAATGAAGTCCGTATTCAACTGGTCTGTGACCTAGAAGCATCGTCTTGGACGTCTTTGTCTGTGTACATTGATAAATGTGCATCTGATACATGTGCGTTTACATGTGTGTACGAAGGGTGTGCACAGGCGAAGCTGAGCGGCTGCCTGTGCCTGTCCATCAGCGGACAGAAAGGTCTTTTGCTCTCTTTTCATGACCGGGTGTGTGACAGGTCACTGGCTGGCCAGTTAGCTAAAACCAATGAGAGAGGATCAAGTTGAGgggaatttattttaattgcGTCATGACAATGAAGTGAAGTCTACTTGTGCTTCTCAGCATCCGAGATGCTCCATTTGAGCAATTAAAATGTCAGGCCacaaatctataaaatattaacCCTCTAAAGAAAAAGGCAGATATTGAACGGCTTCTTTCccctataaaacaaacaaaaaggagctCCTAAACTGAGCAAGTGATGAGAGTTCATTAAGCAAAGGATCTGCCACCACACGGATCTAGCCAAATATTTCTTTAGCAAGCTCAGATCCCGGCACCTTGCCACCTCCGTTGCGTACCCCTCTACAAAGAAGAAGGAAGCGCTCTCCGTCTTTGGTATCCTGGGTTCTACATAATGCGCCGGGAGTCCCGGGTGGAGAGCGAGCCGCGCATTTAGTTGCAAAGCCAAGTTGCGAGAGACTAAGTCTTCGGCTCCATCCTTAACCTCTCGCGGAGCCTTTAAGAGGCGTAGTGTGTGCGCTGCGCGCTCGCCTAGCCGCCGGGGCGGTCACCTCGGGTGCCGGGTGCGGGGCGAGCGGGGTCCGCGCTCCCAGGGCCCGCCCGGGCCCATCNNNNNNNNNNNNNNNNNNNNNNNNNNNNNNNNNNNNNNNNNNNNNNNNNNNNNNNNNNNNNNNNNNNNNNNNNNNNNNNNNNNNNNNNNNNNNNNNNNNNNNNNNNNNNNNNNNNCGCGGTCCGGCCAATGACGGCGAGGGGGCGGCGCGCGCGCGCCGGGCCAGGCCAACCCCGGCGGCTGCCTTATAAGGCGCGCCGTCGCCATGGTAACGTGCGCTAAGTTGCAGCAGTCGTGTCAAAGTTCACTATATAGAGAGCTCAGTGAGCTGATCGCGGAGAAGCCACTTCTGCCAGCCCCGGCGCCTATAAATCGCATTCCCTCCCGCGCCCCCCTTTTTAGCATATTTGATCACTTTGATTCTGCTCTTTTCTCTCCgcggtgtgtgcgtgcgtgcgcgcgtgtgtgttttcttctcctcctcctctgccggAGTTGCCTCCTTTCTCCGGGTGCCGCGCAGCTCTtccctctttcattctttctctccgTTTCTCCCCCCTCTGCGCACGAAGGATGCGCTTCTAGGTGCTGatctgccctcctttctctcttatcATCTCTCCCCCGCCGCCGGCGAGTTGACTCTTTCCCTATGTGTGtgaggcggcggcggcagcagcagcagcagctccggcggcagcagcagcggcagcagcgaCTCCACCGGCGGCGGCGGCGCTAGACGCGGCGGCTCCGGGCCCGACCCGGAGGCTTCGGCGNNNNNNNNNNNNNNNNNNNNNNNNNNNNNNNNNNNNNNNNNNNNNNNNNNNNNNNNNNNNNNNNNNNNNNNNNNNNNNNNNNNNNNNNNNNNNNNNNNNNNNNNNNNNNNNNNNNCCCGGGGCAGGAGGCGGCGGCGGCCCAGCGCCAGGACGACGCCGCGCAGCGCCGGACGCGGACCACTTTCATGCTGATTCCCCCGGACCCGGGCAGAGCTCCGGCCACTTCGCGGGCCGCCGGTCTCCGCCCCGGCCTGCCTGGCCCCCAGGGCGCGCCCGCGCCCGGCGCCTCCGCTCTCCCAGTCCTTCTGATTTCGATGGCTTTCCTGAATGGCTGACTGTGGGCTGCCCTGGACTTGGCCCCCGGACAGTcgcctctccttctcctcttcctcctcctcctcttcctcctcctccaactcctccgcTGCACACTAGATCTGAGAGCGAGAGAGTGaaccagagagggagagagggagggagagtgagagCGAGCGAGATctttggagagatttttttttttttttggcctcctACTTCTGTCTTGAAGCCAGACAATCGACTTGcagctctccctcccctccctctctccacgtTCTGCTCCCACTCGCTCTCCCCTGTCCTCTTGCCCTCCCCTCTTGACGGAAAGCCCCCCGAAACCAACAAAGCTGAGCcgagggaaacaaacaaaacaaacacaccgGGCCAGACAAGCAATCGACAAAACtttgcaaaagcaaaaacaaaaaaggaaaaactaaccAACCTCAATCAACTAGCCCTGAGCCACCCGGGGCGCCCTCCCGCGCCCTCTCGCACCCTCGCACACACAAAAGGCGGCGCGCAGGAGCCCGAGACCCGGGAGCCGCCGCCACCCCGCCGCCGCCCGCAGCCAGGGGAGCAGAAGTCCGGACGCGGCCCCCATAGATATGGCAATGGTAGTCAGCACGTGGCGCGACCCCCAGGACGAGGTGCCCGGCTCTCAGGGCAGCCAGGCCTCGCAGGCGCCGCCCGTGCCGGGCCCGCCGCCTGGCGCCCCGCACACGCCACAGACACCGGGCCAAGGGGGCCCGGCCAGCACGCCGGCCCAGACAGCGGCTGGCGGCCAGGGCGGCCCTGGCGGCCCCGGCAGcgacaagcagcagcagcaacagcacatCGAGTGTGTGGTGTGCGGGGACAAGTCCAGCGGCAAGCACTACGGCCAGTTCACGTGCGAGGGCTGCAAGAGCTTCTTCAAGCGCAGCGTGCGGAGGAACCTGAGCTACACGTGCCGCGCCAACCGGAACTGTCCCATCGACCAGCACCACCGCAACCAGTGCCAGTACTGCCGCCTCAAAAAGTGCCTCAAAGTGGGCATGAGACGGGAAGGTATCGGCCTCTCATTTCTCCCCCCTTCGCCCGCGGTCCCGGGGCCCTGGGTGCGTTTGGCTAGCCTGCTCTGGGTAAGGAAACAGAAGCCCCAAGCCCTCCGTGTTGCAGCCAGAGGGGATTTGGTACTAGGAGCAGGGTCTGCACAGCAACCCTGACCACCCCCAGCCCCCATCCTTCAGTCCGCACGCTTTAGCAGACTctccttctccactctctctTCAGGCTGCATTTCCTTTCCTGTGCATTGATTGAGAGTTCATTGAGTTCACCTTTCTGCAAGGGATGgattgttgtttgttgttgttttaaagtcccccccccctctctctctttccttgcttttcctgCATGTTCAACATATGTCCCTCCTCCTTAcccctctccccaacccccaccttctcaaaaaaaaaaccaacctgagATTGTACTTTTGTACAGAAGGTTCAAATTACAAATGGCAATTTTATGCACTTCGCCGTATTAACGCTGCCTCCTGGGCAGCACTCATGTGACCCTTCTATGGATTAacattctgcttttaaaaaaatacctcttgcttttctttttttttttttttttttcctttcacttttgAAACGAAGAGAGAGCACTGTAGGAAGTAGGAAAGTGTGGACAAGGGGCCTTGGGCCGCTGCTTTCGCTCTGCACCAGCTGGGTCTTTGTGACATAAAATTCGCCCAGAGCCGGGAACATTGCTCTACCAATGGCGCGCTCCGTGCGGGGCGCGGGCTCCGGGTTGGGGCGAGCCAAAGccggggtttctttgtgtttctgcGAGAGCGACTCTCTCGGTTCAGAGTCAGATAACAGCAGGAGCCTCAGCCTCTCTGGCTTTCCCTGGCCGTCACGGGCCTTGCCCGGGCTCCGTCAGCGCCCGCCGCCGGCTCCCTGCCTCTCTCCGGCTTCCTCTCGCCTCTGCcggcctctctttctctctccgcCCTCTTCTCCCTTGTCTCCCCTCCTCCGAGCTCACTGATCAGGCAAAAACGCGGGTCTTAGACTCTGTCTCTCGCCGGGGGGGGTTTTCTCCTGGACTGGGGTGGAGGTTACATGGTTTGGGGACAGTCGTTCGGGGGTTGGCCACTGGTCATCTGGGGTAAAACCTTGATGTCTTGTGCAAAAAGCGTCTCGCCCTCCCCCTACGCTCCGCTCCCGTTCCTTCTCCAATCAATAAGAAATATCAGCTGTTTAGCTggggaaaaaagggggggagaaagaaaggtgccCCCAGAATGCTACATCACGCTCCGGGGGACCCCGAGGCAAAGTGACCAATCCTGGGTCCTCGGCAGACCAGCTCCCAGAAGGGCCTCGCAGGCAAGTGTTGAGCTCTGGCGGTCAGAGCCGGCCTGGGAGGTGATTTGTGAGGAGTGGTTGCCGGGTGCCTGGCTGTAGCAGGCCTGCCTGGTTCTTGGCGCTGTTCTAAGGCCTGGGACCGGTTGGGGTCTTGTATAAAGATACAGGACCAAGGCTGATCATTAACTGTGGAGtgtcctctttcctccctgcagCTGTACAGAGGGGCAGGATGCCGCCCACCCAGCCTACCCACGGGCAGTTCGCGCTGACCAACGGGGACCCCCTCAACTGCCACTCGTACCTGTCCGGATATATTTCCCTGCTGCTGCGTGCGGAACCCTACCCCACGTCTCGCTTCGGCAGCCAGTGCATGCAGCCTAACAACATCATGGGCATCGAGAACATTTGCGAACTGGCCGCGCGGATGCTCTTCAGCGCCGTGGAGTGGGCCCGGAACATCCCCTTCTTCCCTGACCTGCAGATCACGGACCAGGTGGCCCTTCTTCGCCTCACCTGGAGCGAGCTGTTCGTGTTGAATGCGGCGCAGTGCTCCATGCCCCTCCATGTCGCCCCGCTCCTTGCCGCTGCTGGCCTGCACGCTTCACCCATGTCGGCCGACCGGGTGGTCGCCTTTATGGACCACATACGGATCTTCCAAGAGCAAGTGGAGAAGCTCAAGGCACTGCACGTCGATTCAGCCGAGTACAGCTGCCTCAAGGCCATAGTCCTGTTCACCTCAGGTAGGATAGGGACTTGTTCCCAGGTACCCAAGAACTCCCAGGAGAGAGTTAGGGCCTGGAAAAGTGGCCAGTCCTATTACCCCTTTCAAAGGTCAAACTGCAGAGTGTATGTTGAAGTGGGAACTTATTATAACTGCTGGCTGGTCCTGGTGTGCAGAAGGATGCTCCACACACTGACTCCCAGAGGGACCTTAGGTCTCTCaggccccttcctctctcttttagTACCCAACCTGGTAggctctctcctgcttcctccctaaGTCCAGGCCCTCTGGGCCTAGTTGGCCCCCAGGGAATCTCAAgctcctgcttcttctttttttcttttttggcaccCTGTCTGAGACCTCAAGGAGATGCCCCTGGGCACATTGCAGCCCTGGCATCATCCCTGTAGGAGAAAGTTTGTCCCTGCAGGGGGGAAAGTTTGCTTGTGAACTCAGTAGGAGTTGGGGCTCCAGGCAACCCTAACCTGAGAGCAGCAGCTTTCAAAATTGCCTTCTCATGAAAATAATGCAGACTGCCAGGAGAAGGGCTGTGCTGtcaggaagggcaggaggggaggaagggctaCCATAATTCCAAGAATGTCTGCAGGGGGCTGaaggctggcctctggcttcccCTGTTCAGGCAAACACTTAAGGCAATTTTCAAGCAACCCACAGTGTAGTGTGTGCCAACTCGGGCTGGATATGAATGTGGCTGGAGATAGGAAACCGTCATTGACTGCATTAGGAAATCTAATTAGTTTGCATGTAGTTTAACCTGTGTGAGTAATAGATCTGATATTCATTAACTCTTGAGGCCAAATGATTTTTGAAAGTGTCTGGCTTTCCATTTTCGGGCCACACCTGAGCCTTTTGGCTGCCTCCAGGCTCACTCAGTTCAGCCCTAGCCCAGGTGGGTGGAAATCACCCCCACCCTTCACATTCTTGCACTAAGTTGTCAGCTGATTCCTTTGTCATGGCTGAGAAGGGACCTGGGTTCCTGACTAAGAATAACAAACCCGTTTGGACATTGGCAGGGGCCTGGGACCTAGTCAGCCTACTCCAGCTCTTTAAGTGAGGAAGCtaggagaggtgtgtgtgtaagtttaGAGGCCAGACAGATGAGAGGACCCcagtttcttctttgttgttCAAAGAAATCTGGGAACCAGCTCATTAGCTGAGCCCCTTGCAGGCTCATTCTCACTGTGCTGTCTTGGATGAGTTACTGTTTCTCACATAGAACACCACCCCAGTCACTCTAAACCCTATCTTCCAAAGTCCTTAGATAATCAATCAGAGGACAGCACTCTGGCCAGACCAGAGCTGTATAGAGGGGGTTTCTTCTCCTCATGGGCTTCTCATGTCTACTTTGCCTGGCACAAATGTCATGGCACCCTAGTCCTGCCCCATAGCTGCCCCTCGCCCCCCCCTCTCATAACCTCAGATGATGGAGGTGGCTGTTAATTTCTTGATGCCATTGTTGGTTCTTTGCCTTTACCTCCTGGTCTTTCAAGGAAAGAAATGCCTGGTACTGTCGAAACAGTTTAATTTATCACTGTTTGAAGATGTGGAGGCCTGTATGGAGAATGCAGACGGCCTCACAAAGAGATAAAGGTTCCTGTTATCTgatgcagagggagaggaaggagtccTAGACAAACAGATCTTTTCATTCCTGACCACAGACACCTAGGCATCTGTAGACACACGGAGTCCTGGACAGAGTGGAGGAGGGCGCATGTGTGTTCTGGTGGTAGgagtggaggtggtggtgaaaACTGTTTTAATGATTCACAATATGCATGTGTTAACCCCAGTCTTGTCTGGGGAGCCCTGAAAGGTCAGGTCACAACCTGAACCGCCTTCACCAAGAAGCCTCTCATTTCAAAGGCACTTATTGTAATTTCacgtatcagaaaaaaaaagaaaagaaaagaaaagtgttttCCTGAAGATAACAGGGAGGGGGGATCCTTCTTGGAGAGAcctgggctttaaaaaaaataaataaaagggggtgggagaaaagggagagagaagaaaaggaggggaaagaaacagCTCAAATGAACAGAGAGATCACAGTTTGCATGGCTGCCCTTCAATAGGCTAAACTGACAAGATCAGTTTTAAAGGGCCACTTAAATCAGTTTCAAAGACTGGAGAAAAATGAGTCCCTCTCTTTGGGGAGAATCTGAGGCTGGGTCTTGGACGCCATTACTGCAAGCTGGGCCAGGTTGTCACCCCTCCTCCCTATACACACTATATAATAAGCCAAATTCAGGGGATGGGGGAAGAAGCATTGGTGGTTctggttttgtctgtctgtctgtgtactaAATAGGGCCAGATACACAAATGTACTTTTTTCTTGGGCCTCCCAGTGACCCAGCCTGAGGACCAGGGCAATGAAAGCCTGTAGTACCCCAAgcgtgttttattttaaagtaaacactCCAGGACCAGCTCAAGCTTTGTCACCTCGCTTCTCCCCCTTGAAGTTCTCAGTGTCTAGTCATTTGCTCCAAGTCTGGATGGGGCACTTTGACAGAGCACTGTGTGCACACCTCAGGTGACCCATTTCAGGCCTCTTAATCTGATggattctctctcttcctctttccccactttttttttttttttaaactttcttccaGATGCCTGTGGTCTGTCTGATGTAGCCCATGTGGAAAGCCTGCAGGAAAAGTCCCAGTGCGCTTTGGAAGAGTACGTCAGGAGCCAGTACCCCAACCAGCCAACGCGGTTCGGAAAGCTTTTGCTTCGCCTCCCTTCCCTCCGCACGGTCTCCTCCTCAGTCATAGAGCAATTGTTTTTCGTCCGTTTGGTAGGTAAAACCCCCATCGAAACCCTCATCCGGGATATGTTACTGTCCGGCAGCAGTTTTAACTGGCCGTATATGgcaattcaataaataaatcaatcaaaataagaagggggagagaagcagaga carries:
- the Nr2f2 gene encoding COUP transcription factor 2 isoform X2, giving the protein MQAVWDLEQGKYGFAVQRGRMPPTQPTHGQFALTNGDPLNCHSYLSGYISLLLRAEPYPTSRFGSQCMQPNNIMGIENICELAARMLFSAVEWARNIPFFPDLQITDQVALLRLTWSELFVLNAAQCSMPLHVAPLLAAAGLHASPMSADRVVAFMDHIRIFQEQVEKLKALHVDSAEYSCLKAIVLFTSDACGLSDVAHVESLQEKSQCALEEYVRSQYPNQPTRFGKLLLRLPSLRTVSSSVIEQLFFVRLVGKTPIETLIRDMLLSGSSFNWPYMAIQ
- the Nr2f2 gene encoding COUP transcription factor 2 isoform X1 yields the protein MAMVVSTWRDPQDEVPGSQGSQASQAPPVPGPPPGAPHTPQTPGQGGPASTPAQTAAGGQGGPGGPGSDKQQQQQHIECVVCGDKSSGKHYGQFTCEGCKSFFKRSVRRNLSYTCRANRNCPIDQHHRNQCQYCRLKKCLKVGMRREAVQRGRMPPTQPTHGQFALTNGDPLNCHSYLSGYISLLLRAEPYPTSRFGSQCMQPNNIMGIENICELAARMLFSAVEWARNIPFFPDLQITDQVALLRLTWSELFVLNAAQCSMPLHVAPLLAAAGLHASPMSADRVVAFMDHIRIFQEQVEKLKALHVDSAEYSCLKAIVLFTSDACGLSDVAHVESLQEKSQCALEEYVRSQYPNQPTRFGKLLLRLPSLRTVSSSVIEQLFFVRLVGKTPIETLIRDMLLSGSSFNWPYMAIQ